The nucleotide window ACAAAGTCAGGAGGTGCTTCTGGCGGGTGGTGCTTGATAACTTAACTTCTGGTTCTATAACTTCTGAACCATAAGATGACAAAACAAAATCCTCTGTAGGCCAAAATAAAACCCAACATCACGAGCAGATTACTCCAACTCTGTGATTCCTTCAAACCATGCTGTCTCAAGTATCCATTTCCAAATAGCACACATTCACCTCCTAGTCTTTCTAAACACCTGTCGCCTCCCTTCCCTCCATATTCATTGACCATGAAACTTTCAAATGGATACTTAAAAAGACTCAAATAGTGCATAAATATCCAGTAATCTGGTATATCATCCCGAGCTATGAAATACccagaaaaaagaaagaaagatccCATTAGCCCGGCAATAACAGATGTACCCATGATAAAGTTTGGCACTAGTGCACTGCAACATGCTGTCAGAGAATTTGACATCAGAACAACCATCCAAACTACCAGTGTAAAGTAAAGGAAACCATCAATATCACGCCTCAGGCCAACTAGCCAATAAACTGGTGTACTGTAGAGAAAACCAACCATTAGTAGAAAAGGAAAGAACACGATGGTGTTGGCTATCACATAAGATGAAACTCTGTATGCTCCTCTCGAAGTC belongs to Primulina huaijiensis isolate GDHJ02 unplaced genomic scaffold, ASM1229523v2 scaffold205445, whole genome shotgun sequence and includes:
- the LOC140966350 gene encoding ABC transporter G family member 10-like — its product is HNGSLKLLEERLKYVGHSIPSHINILEFAIEVTNTIAIESTETGAETEQRQINDETCVRYSSNNSFKPKCPAFTNSPFQEILVLGQRFSKNILRTKQLFAARVIQAVLVGSILGTIYMKVGKEEGQVALQTRLGFFAFSLSFLLSSTTEGLPIFLQERRIFMRETSRGAYRVSSYVIANTIVFFPFLLMVGFLYSTPVYWLVGLRRDIDGFLYFTLVVWMVVLMSNSLTACCSALVPNFIMGTSVIAGLMGSFFLFSGYFIARDDIPDYWIFMHYLSLFKYPFESFMVNEYGGKGGDRCLERLGGECVLFGNGYLRQHGLKESQSWSNLLVMLGFILAYRGFCFVILWFRSYRTRS